The DNA window GGTCATTCCGATTACCAACTTGCAGAATGACTACGCCGTTCAGATTAAAAACCGCCTTTTGGAGGCGGGAATCCGGACGGAAACGGACGACCGGAACGAAAAACTGGGGTTGAAGATTCGTGAGAATCAGCTTAAAAAGGTCCCTTACATGGCGGTTATCGGCGCCCGCGAGGCCTCCGACGGAAAGTTGAGCGTCCGGCGCCGGTCGAAGGGGGATCTCGGGTTAATGACCGTTGAAACATTTTTAGCGCTTGTAAATAAGGAGATTAAAGACAAGCAGTGAGTCAAAATGTCAAATGTCAAAGTTCAAAGGAATGTCAAATTTCAAATGTCAAATTTTGACATTGTAGTTTTGGCATTTCTTTGACATTTGAACTTTGGGCTTTGAACTTTAGAAAAGGAGGCAACTATTCGTCCACCATTCAGACGTCCATTTCCGCAGAAGCAAAGGGGCCCGCGGATCAACCACATGATCCGGGGTCCGCAGGTGCGGTTGATCGGTTCGGACGGCAGGCAGTTGGGGATTTTTGCCGTCGACGGCGCCGTGAAGATGGCCCAGGAAGAGGGGCTCGATCTGGTTGAAATTTCCCCTGCGGCCTCTCCTCCCGTCTGCAAGGTCATGGATTACGGGAAGTACAAATACCAGCAACAGAAAAAACAGCACGACAGCAAAAAACACCAGACGGTGGTGCATCTAAAGGAGGTCAAAATCCGTCCCAATATCGACGAGCACGATCTGGCGGTCAAGATCCGCCATGTCCGGCGGTTTCTGGAAAACAAGGACAAGGCAAAAATCACCGTCCAGTTCCGGGGGCGGGAGATGCAACACATCGACAGAGGGCGCGAGGTCATGGAGAAGGTGGTCAAGGAAATAGTGGATGTGGGGGAGCCGGAAAAGGCGGCGAAGATGGAGGGGAGGAATTTGATGGCTGTGTTGACGCCGAAATAAGGGTTCCCAAGCCGCGCCGCCAGTGGCGGATGAAGCGGCTTGGGAGCTTATGCTGATGATGAGAATGAGGTAATTAATCAACTGTCTTGATGGATGGGAGTGAAAAAAATGCCAAAACTAAAAACAAACAGCGGGGCCGCAAAGCGGTTCAAGGCCACCAAAAACAAAAAATTCAAGTACAGCAAGGCGAAAAGGCGCCATCTGCTCGAATGGAAGTCGGCCGGCAAGAGCCGGCATATGCGAAAATCGACGTATGTGCATGATGCCGACTGGCACAAAGTGAGGCAGATGATGCCGTACGCCTGACAGGCTGTCGATAAAGTCCCATCTGCCGCGTTGCCCTCCCTTGGCGCTCCCTGCGGCGTACATCTCTAGTACGCCTCGGTCGGCCTCGGTCGGGCGCCTTGCATCTGGAACTTTCTCAACAGCCTTGAGAAGTTAACCGTTAGAAGAAAGGGAAATATGTCACGTGCAACAAATACGGCGGCTTCAAGAAGACGCCGGAAGAAGATTCTCAAAGAGGCCGGGGGGTACCGCGGAGGGCAGTCAAAACTGTTCCGCACCGCCGCCGAACGGGTCGCCCGGGCGCTTCAATACGCCTACCGCGACCGCCGGGTAAAAAAGAGGGATTTTCGCTCCCTCTGGATCACCCGTATTGGCATTGCCTCCAAATTGCAGGGTTTGAGTTATTCCCGGCTTATCGCCGGGCTTAAAAAGGCCAATATTGCCGTGGACCGGAAGGTCTTGGCCGATTTGGCGGTGAGGGCGCCGCAGGCGTTTGCGGATGTGGTTGCAAAGGCGAAGGCGTCGTTAGCTTGAAAGAAATCCTCCTCAAAAAACTTGACGATCTCAAAAAAGAGGCCGTTGCCTCCTTTGGCGGCGTCCGTTCGGAGGAGGAACTCTATGCGCTCAAAGTCCGCTATCTCGGAAAAAAGGGGCTGTTGACCGACATCCTCAAGGACCTGGGGAGGACGGGGGCCGAGGAGCGCCCCGTCATCGGCGCCAGGGCCAATGAGTTGAAAGGGGAGCTCGAAGAGACCTACGAGCGGCAAAGTTTTCTGCTTAAAAGCCTCAAGGTTCAGGAGGCGCTGGAATCCGAAAAAATCGATGTCACTCTGCCGGGGATCCCGGTCAACCGAGGCAGAATTCATCCGATCAGCCGGGTCCTCTCCGAGATGAAGGAAATCTTTAGCGGGATGGGTTTCGACATCTGCGAGGGCCCCGAGATTGAAACCGATTTTTACAACTTTGAGGCCCTGAATATTCCCGCCGATCACCCTGCCCGCGACATGCAGGATACATTTTACCTACAGAATGTGGATCATGGATCAGATTCCTCTGAACCTAGGTACTTGGGCACGCAGGCGCCCAGGCACTCAGGCACAGGCCTTCTCCTTCGCACGCACACCTCGCCGGTGCAGGTGCGGGTGATGCAAAAACAAAAACCCCCCATCCAGATGGTGGCGCCGGGGGCGGTCTACCGGCGCGACGCCGATATCACCCATTCCCCCATGTTCCATCAGATTGAAGGGTTGATGGTCGATCGCCACATCACCATGGCCCACCTCAAGGGGGTCCTGGAGGTTTTTTTGGGAAAAATTTTTCAGCCGGGAATCAGGATAAAATTTCGTCCGAGCTTTTTTCCCTTCACCGAACCGTCGGCCGAAGTCGATATCCAGTGCGTCATCTGCCATGGCGTAGGGGCGCACCGCCGTGCGCCCTTCCCGGATGAGCCCTGCCGGATTTGCAGAGGGAGCGGATGGCTCGAAATCATGGGATGCGGGATGGTCGATCCGGCGGTCTTCAGGTTTGTGAAGATCGACCCGAAAATCTACACCGGCTTTGCCTTCGGCATCGGCATTGAACGGGTGGCTATGTTGAAGTACGGCATCAATGACATTCGGTTGTTTTACGAAAATGATGTAAGATTTTTGGAACAGTTTTAATGAAAATCAGTTGCCGATGGCTCAAAGAATTTCTTCCGGCGCTTAAAGCGTCTCCGCGCACAATCGCCGACCGTCTCACCAATACCGGCCTCGAAGTGGAAGCCGTTGAGGAACGGGGAGGCGGACTTGAGAAGGTGGTTGTCGGAGAGGTGGTCAAAGTGGATCGCCACCCCAATGCCGATCGTCTTTCTCTCTGTGCCGTCACCGACGGCAAAAAAACCCATTCCGTCGTTTGCGGGGCTCCCAATGTCACCGTCAATAAAAAATATCCGCTGGCCTTGATCGGCGCGCGCCTTCCCAACGGTATGGAAATCAAACAGGCGAAGATCCGCGGCGTCGATTCGGAAGGCATGCTCTGCTCGGCCAAAGAGCTTGGCCTTAAGGGAGATGCATCAGGCCTTCTTACGTTGGACGATGAGGCCCCTGCAGGGAAATCGTTTGTTGTTTATTACGGCTTGAACGATACCATTCTCGATGTGGCTGTTCCTCCAAATCGTGGCGATCTTCTTTCCCACAGGGGGATGGCCCGCGAGGTATCGGCGATTTTTTTCCTTCCATTTAAAGATTTAAAAAGTCCTGTTTTAAAGGGAGGTTACCCAATAGGAGATTATGTATCGGTTAAGGTGGAAGATTCGGCCGGGTGTCCCCGCTATTGTGCGCGGGTTGTCCGCGGCGTGCGCATTGCTCCCTCTCCCCGCCGGCTTCAAACACGGCTTGAACTTTTGGGGGTAAGACCGGTCAATAACGTGGTTGATGCCGCCAATTATGTCATGCTGGAAACGGGGCATCCGCTTCATGCCTTTGACCACCGGTTTATTCGGGGGGGGGTCTTAAAAATCCGGAAGGCAGGAGAGTCGCAGACTTTTGAAACGCTCGATCATGAAAACAGAAGCCTCTTAAAAGATGATCTCCTGATCGCCGATTCGGAAGGCCCGGTGGCTCTGGCGGGGATCATGGGGGGAAAAATGAGCGAGGTCCGTGAAGATACCGAAACGCTTGTGCTGGAAGCGGCCTCTTTTCACCCCGGCAGAATCCGTTCCACCGCCCGGAGGCTTGGCATTCAGTCCGAATCGTCCTATCGCTTCGAGCGGGGAGTCAATCCTGAAACGGTTTCTTTGGCCATCGACCGATTAACCGAACTGATCATTAGCCTTGCCGGCGGGGAGGCGAGCGGAGATCGAATCGATATTTATCCGAAGAGGGTCAAGGCAACAAGGTTGGCGCTCCATCAGGCGGAGATCGAACGGACATTGGGAATTTCCATCAGACAGGCCGAGGTCAAAAAAATCCTGGGCCGTCTTGGATTGGCCCCTTCCGCGGTCAAAGGGGGATTCAAAGTGGGGGCCCCCTCGTTTCGCCAGGATTTAACCCGTGAGATCGACCTGATTGAGGAGCTGGTCCGCTTCACCGGCTACGATAAAATCCCGTCGGACCTGCCGCGAATTGCCGTCCGGTCGCCCCGACAGTCGCCTGCGTCGGCGGTGGAAAGCGAGGTCCGGGCTTTTTTTTCCGCCCACGGATTTTTTGAGACCATTCATTACGGTTTTTGCGACCGGCAGGAATTGGAGAAGGCGCGGTATGAAGGGCCGACGGTCTCTTTGAGCAATCCTTTGAGTCAGGAATTATCAGAGCTATGTCCGACCCTTTTGCCGGCGCTTCTTGGCACGTACCGGAAAAACCGGCTGAAGGTCTCGGGTCCCCTGAAATTTTTCGAGATTCGCCCCATCTTTTTGCCCCCTTCAGTCGAAATCAGACGGCTGACTGCCATTTACGGGGGGGCGGCCGGACCCAAAAACTGGCAGGGGTTGAATCGCGCGATGGATTTTTTTGACGGCAAGGGGATTCTTGAGGCCTTGATGGCCGAAGGGAAGATCAATCCGGTTGATTTCCGGACGGCGGAAAAAAATGAATTTCATCCCGGCCAGTCTGTTGAAATTCTGACCGGCGAGACTTGTTTGGGTTTTTTTGGCAAGGTGCATCCGGAGATTCTCCGCAGGTATGAAATTGACGACGCGGTTTACGCCTTTGACCTCGACGGCGCCGGGCTGGCGGGTCTGTGGCGCAAAACGACGCCTGCCTTCAGGCCTTTGAGCCCCTATCCGACGGTTACCCGCGATCTCGCCCTTGTCATGGACCGGTCGCTGTCGCATGACGCCATTTTGCGGGTAATTCAGGAGGCCAAAGTCCCTGCCTTGAAAGAGGTTTTTCTCTTTGACGTCTATGAGGGGGAAAAACTCCCGGCGGGAAAAAAGAGCCTCGCCTTTTCCCTGGTCTACGAAAACCCGGAGAGGACCCTGACCGACAAGGAGGTCAACGACGCCCATTTTGCCCTGGTGGATGTACTGGCCCAAAAGCTGGGAGTCGTTTTAAGGTGATGAAAATAAAAGTTTTATTTCTTTTTTGAATCGTGTAATATCCGGCCATTCAACCAAATCAAGGAGGGGGCTATGGCAGAAGCAGAGGCGGGGACGATGACCAAGGCGGAGATCGTGGAATCGGTCTACGAAAAACTCGGTTTTTCCAAAAAAGAGTCGGCCGACATCGTGGAGTTGGTGTTCGACACGATGAAGGAGACGCTGGAAAAGGGGCAGAAGATTAAAATCTCCGGCTTCGGCAATTTCGTGGTTCGGCACAAGCGCCCCCGAATCGGCAGAAACCCGCAAACGGGGCAGGAAATTGAAATTTCAGAAAGGCGGGTTCTTACCTTTCGGCCGTCGCAGATTTTAAAGATGGCGTTGAATAAGTGAATCACATCCCCGACAAACTCTACTTCAAGATCGGCGAGGTGGCCGAATTGGCCGGTGTTGCGCCGTACGTGCTCCGCTACTGGGAGACGGAATTTTCCGAAATTTCACCGCTTAAATCCCGCACCAATCAGAGGCTCTACAAAAAGAGGGACGTGGAGACGATTCTCAAGATCAAAAATCTCCTCTACGAAGAGAAATTCACCATCAACGGCGCCCGCAAGCGCCTCCGGCAAGACAGCCGGCGAAAAGGGGGGGAAGAGGCGACGGGGCCGCAGTTGGGCCTGAATCTTGACTTGCCCGACCCCTCTGCCTATGGCTTTATACCGTTCAAAAAAGAACTCCTTCGCTTGATGAAAGAGATGGAGAGAAGCTTGGAGGAGTAGTTAAAGCGCCCTGACCAATTCCGGCATCTCGGAAAACCGCCGCAGATATTCCCGATAGTCCTTGAACGGTCTGGCCAAAACCTTCCCTTCCTTGAGTTCAAAGTCCCGCAGACGGGTCAGCAAGAATCGCACGGCTGACTGATATAGATAATATTCAAACCATCTTTTTTTTCTTGTCGACAGTTTTCGGACTGATCGATAGCCTTCCAACAATCGGCGACATTTTTCGATAGAGAAATTTTTTTCGTCGTGACAGCAGGCATGGAGCGTCACGGCGATGTCGAAAAGACAGGAGCCGTATCCGGCCGCCTCATAGTCCAGAATCCCTTCCAAACGATCGCGGACAAAGAGGAGATTTTCCGGAAAGAGATCGGCGTGGATCAGGCCGCAGGGGACCCCTTTCGGTTCGTTTTTTTTAAGCCACGTCATCCACTGACCGGTTTCCAGAGCCACCGCCGGATGTTTTTTTTGAAGGTGGGGGAGAATTTCCCGGTAAACCCTTTCCATACCGGTGAAATTAAAGCGGTGAGGAGGGATACGGCAATTCTTTGTGGCCCGATGGAGTTCAGCCAAGGCGCGGCCGATTCGATACAGGTGTTTTCCCTTGAGGCGGTGATGAAAGTACGAGGCGCCGTTGATCTTTTCAAAAAGCAGAACATATTTTTTGCCGAAAGGGATGGTGCGTTTTCCATTTTTTGCCTTAAGGGGGAGCGTTGTCTTAAAGGAGAGCCTTTTTTTAATCCGCTCCAGCAGACTAAAAACGCGGAGTTCGTTTTTAAGCCGTTTTAAGTCCGCCACTTCGTCCACGCGCAGAAAATACGATTTTTTCGGATAGGTCAGCTCGTAGAAAGTATTGACCGTTCCCTCCAGAACGCCGCGGATTTTTCGGGGGGCCGGAAGGCCGAAGGAGGCCGCAAGTTTCCTGATCTGTTGCCGGGTGAGCCGAGTGTAGAGAGCCATCGTTTTACACTTTGAACTTTAAATTTTAAGCTTTAATTTGTAAACCGATTCTTTATTATGCCACCCATGTCCACACAGACCCCCCTCATGCGGCAATATCTGGAGACGAAGGAAAAATACAGGGACGCCATCCTTTTTTTCAGGCTTGGCGATTTTTATGAGATGTTTTTTGATGATGCCGAGCGGGTTTCCAAGATGCTCAATCTGACGTTGACCTCGCGGAACAAGTCGTCTGCCGAGTCGGTGCCGCTTTGCGGCGTGCCGCATCATTCGGCCCAGACCTACATCAACCGGCTGATTTCGATGGGGCACAAGGTGGCCCTCTGCGAGCAGATGGAGGACCCCAAAAAGGCCAAAGGGATCGTGAAGCGGGAGGTCGTACAGGTAATCACCCCCGGTGTGATGCTCGATCCGGAGGGCTTGGACGGCAAGAACCCCAACTACCTCGCCTCTGTTTGTCATCGTCAGGGGCGATGGGGGCTGGCGCTGGCCGATGTCTCCACCGGCCTGTTTCAAATGACCGAATTGGCGGACGAGTCCAAATTATCCGATGAATTGAACCGTCTTGAACCGAGGGAGATCCTTCTGCCTGTGGAAGAGAAAAACCGCCCGTGGGCCGAAAGGCTCCGGAAAAATTTTCCCGCAGTCCTCTTCAATGCCATGCCCGGCTGGCATTTCGACCCCGACTTTGGGCGCGATTTGTATCAATCCTATTACAAGGCTTCTCTCGCCGGTCTGGGAATCGACTCCTTAAACGGGGCTTATCCGGCCGGGGGGGCGCTTCTTTCGTATCTCTCCGAGATGAAGCTTTTAAAAGAGGGGTTGCTTTCCCGGCCGCGCATTTATTTTTCCGCCGATTCGATGGCAATCGATGACAATGCCAAACGGAATCTTGAGCTGGTAACAACGCTTGCGGAGGGGAAGCGCCACGGCTCGCTCTTCTGGCTGATCGACCGCGCCAAAACCGTCATGGGGAGCCGCCAACTCAAAAACTGGCTCCTCTCTCCTTTAATCGAAAGCAAAAAAATCGAAGAAAGACTTTCCGTCGTCTCCGAACTGAAGGAGAATTCCGGCTTGTTGAGCGAACTGGAAAATGAATTTTCAAAAATTGCCGATCTTGAGCGGCTGGAAAACCGGATTGTGGCGGGGCAGGCCAACGCCCGCGATCTGATCGCCCTTTGCGCGTCGCTTGAGCGGGTGGACGCGATCAAAAACACGCTTTCGGGATGCGGATCCCCCTTGTTGTGCGAATCGCGGGACAAACTCGACTCCTTAAACGAATTAACCGACGAAATCGGCCGGACCCTTTGCGACGATCCGCCGCCGGCCCTTAAAGAGGGGGGGATCATCCGCGAAGGGGTGAATGCGGAGCTGGATGAATTGCGTTCAATCGAAAAAAATGGAAAATATTTTATCAGCACGATGGAGGCGCGGGAGCGCGAGGCAACCGGGATTTCGTCCCTCAAAATCCGGTATAATCAGGTTTTTGGCTATGCCATTGAGATCACCCACACCCACAAGGATAAAATCCCCCAACACTATATCCGTAAGCAGACCCTCACCCAGGCGGAGCGGTACATCACGCCGGAACTCAAGGAATATGAAGAAAAAGTCCTAAGGGCCTCCGAGCGGATTTGCGAATTGGAGTACGAGATATTTCAACAATTAAGAGAGAAGGCCGCGGGATTTTCCGTCCGGATCAAAAAGACCGCGGAGACGATTTCAACGCTCGACGCGCTGATGTCGCTGGCGCGTGTCGCGCTTGAATATCGCTATGTCCGTCCGGAGATTGTCGATGAACCGGCGCTTGAAATAAAAAAGGGGAGGCACCCATTGGTCGAGGCGCTCTATCGGGAAGAGCCGTTCGTGCCGAACGATCTTTTGCTGAATACCTCCGATCAACGCCTGCTGATCATTACAGGCCCCAACATGGCGGGCAAATCGACTGTCATGCGGCAGACGGCGCTGATTGTCATCATGGCGCAGATGGGGGGCTTTGTGCCGGCCGAGAGCGCCATGATCGGGATTGTCGACCAGATCTTCACCCGCGTGGGGGCCTCCGATCGCCTGCAAAAGGGGCACTCGACATTCATGGTGGAGATGATCGAAACGGCAAATATTCTGGCCCATGCAACGGAGAAGAGCCTCGTGGTCTTGGACGAGATCGGCCGGGGAACTTCCACCTTCGACGGATTGAGCATCGCCTGGGCCGTTGCCGAAACGCTCCACGACAAAATCGCCTGCCGGACCCTCTTCGCCACGCACTATCACGAGTTGACCGATCTGGCGGAAGAGAAAGAGGGGATTCGGAATTTCCACATGGCGGTGAAGGAATGGAATGGAGAGATTCTCTTTTTACGCGAACTAAAAGAGGGGGGAACAAACCGGAGCTACGGTGTTTTTGTCGCCGCCATGGCGGGTCTGCCGCCGGAGACGATCTCCCGCGCCCGCGAGATTCTGAAGCTTCTGGAGGAAAAAGACCTCCAATTCAAATCGGCCGCGCAGAAAGAATCCCCGCAAATGACGCTGTTCGAACCCAGGCCCCATCCGGTTGTCGAGGAACTTAAAAAAGTGGATATTAACGCCCTGACCCCGCTGGAGGCCTTGAATGTTCTTGCCCGCCTGAAAACATCGTATTGAGTAAACGGAGAAGGGGTGTTAATAATCAGGATGGAATGCTCATCCAAACCCTCGACGAAATCAAATGCATCCGTCTTTCCCCCGAGGATTATTCCCGCTTTGTTCCTGCGTTAACCGTCGATAACAGCCCGGTCGCCGAGACCGCAAAGGCCTATCTTTTAGCCTGTGACGAAACGATCAAAAAACTCCACCACGAAAACTACCATGCAGAAAATATCATCGAAATCCGAAGCCGGATGATCGATCAACTTCTGACGGTGCTTTTTAATCATTTTGAGCAGGAGG is part of the Deltaproteobacteria bacterium genome and encodes:
- a CDS encoding threonine--tRNA ligase, which codes for MPERFDLEYVGPDGRALRPVMLHRAILGSIERFYAILLEHCGGAFPLWLAPIQVVVIPITNLQNDYAVQIKNRLLEAGIRTETDDRNEKLGLKIRENQLKKVPYMAVIGAREASDGKLSVRRRSKGDLGLMTVETFLALVNKEIKDKQ
- a CDS encoding translation initiation factor IF-3 yields the protein MRPPFRRPFPQKQRGPRINHMIRGPQVRLIGSDGRQLGIFAVDGAVKMAQEEGLDLVEISPAASPPVCKVMDYGKYKYQQQKKQHDSKKHQTVVHLKEVKIRPNIDEHDLAVKIRHVRRFLENKDKAKITVQFRGREMQHIDRGREVMEKVVKEIVDVGEPEKAAKMEGRNLMAVLTPK
- the rpmI gene encoding 50S ribosomal protein L35, with translation MPKLKTNSGAAKRFKATKNKKFKYSKAKRRHLLEWKSAGKSRHMRKSTYVHDADWHKVRQMMPYA
- the rplT gene encoding 50S ribosomal protein L20; this translates as MSRATNTAASRRRRKKILKEAGGYRGGQSKLFRTAAERVARALQYAYRDRRVKKRDFRSLWITRIGIASKLQGLSYSRLIAGLKKANIAVDRKVLADLAVRAPQAFADVVAKAKASLA
- the pheS gene encoding phenylalanine--tRNA ligase subunit alpha — protein: MLLKKLDDLKKEAVASFGGVRSEEELYALKVRYLGKKGLLTDILKDLGRTGAEERPVIGARANELKGELEETYERQSFLLKSLKVQEALESEKIDVTLPGIPVNRGRIHPISRVLSEMKEIFSGMGFDICEGPEIETDFYNFEALNIPADHPARDMQDTFYLQNVDHGSDSSEPRYLGTQAPRHSGTGLLLRTHTSPVQVRVMQKQKPPIQMVAPGAVYRRDADITHSPMFHQIEGLMVDRHITMAHLKGVLEVFLGKIFQPGIRIKFRPSFFPFTEPSAEVDIQCVICHGVGAHRRAPFPDEPCRICRGSGWLEIMGCGMVDPAVFRFVKIDPKIYTGFAFGIGIERVAMLKYGINDIRLFYENDVRFLEQF
- a CDS encoding phenylalanine--tRNA ligase subunit beta, translated to MKISCRWLKEFLPALKASPRTIADRLTNTGLEVEAVEERGGGLEKVVVGEVVKVDRHPNADRLSLCAVTDGKKTHSVVCGAPNVTVNKKYPLALIGARLPNGMEIKQAKIRGVDSEGMLCSAKELGLKGDASGLLTLDDEAPAGKSFVVYYGLNDTILDVAVPPNRGDLLSHRGMAREVSAIFFLPFKDLKSPVLKGGYPIGDYVSVKVEDSAGCPRYCARVVRGVRIAPSPRRLQTRLELLGVRPVNNVVDAANYVMLETGHPLHAFDHRFIRGGVLKIRKAGESQTFETLDHENRSLLKDDLLIADSEGPVALAGIMGGKMSEVREDTETLVLEAASFHPGRIRSTARRLGIQSESSYRFERGVNPETVSLAIDRLTELIISLAGGEASGDRIDIYPKRVKATRLALHQAEIERTLGISIRQAEVKKILGRLGLAPSAVKGGFKVGAPSFRQDLTREIDLIEELVRFTGYDKIPSDLPRIAVRSPRQSPASAVESEVRAFFSAHGFFETIHYGFCDRQELEKARYEGPTVSLSNPLSQELSELCPTLLPALLGTYRKNRLKVSGPLKFFEIRPIFLPPSVEIRRLTAIYGGAAGPKNWQGLNRAMDFFDGKGILEALMAEGKINPVDFRTAEKNEFHPGQSVEILTGETCLGFFGKVHPEILRRYEIDDAVYAFDLDGAGLAGLWRKTTPAFRPLSPYPTVTRDLALVMDRSLSHDAILRVIQEAKVPALKEVFLFDVYEGEKLPAGKKSLAFSLVYENPERTLTDKEVNDAHFALVDVLAQKLGVVLR
- a CDS encoding integration host factor subunit alpha gives rise to the protein MTKAEIVESVYEKLGFSKKESADIVELVFDTMKETLEKGQKIKISGFGNFVVRHKRPRIGRNPQTGQEIEISERRVLTFRPSQILKMALNK
- a CDS encoding MerR family transcriptional regulator, which translates into the protein MNHIPDKLYFKIGEVAELAGVAPYVLRYWETEFSEISPLKSRTNQRLYKKRDVETILKIKNLLYEEKFTINGARKRLRQDSRRKGGEEATGPQLGLNLDLPDPSAYGFIPFKKELLRLMKEMERSLEE
- a CDS encoding homoserine kinase; the encoded protein is MALYTRLTRQQIRKLAASFGLPAPRKIRGVLEGTVNTFYELTYPKKSYFLRVDEVADLKRLKNELRVFSLLERIKKRLSFKTTLPLKAKNGKRTIPFGKKYVLLFEKINGASYFHHRLKGKHLYRIGRALAELHRATKNCRIPPHRFNFTGMERVYREILPHLQKKHPAVALETGQWMTWLKKNEPKGVPCGLIHADLFPENLLFVRDRLEGILDYEAAGYGSCLFDIAVTLHACCHDEKNFSIEKCRRLLEGYRSVRKLSTRKKRWFEYYLYQSAVRFLLTRLRDFELKEGKVLARPFKDYREYLRRFSEMPELVRAL
- the mutS gene encoding DNA mismatch repair protein MutS, which encodes MSTQTPLMRQYLETKEKYRDAILFFRLGDFYEMFFDDAERVSKMLNLTLTSRNKSSAESVPLCGVPHHSAQTYINRLISMGHKVALCEQMEDPKKAKGIVKREVVQVITPGVMLDPEGLDGKNPNYLASVCHRQGRWGLALADVSTGLFQMTELADESKLSDELNRLEPREILLPVEEKNRPWAERLRKNFPAVLFNAMPGWHFDPDFGRDLYQSYYKASLAGLGIDSLNGAYPAGGALLSYLSEMKLLKEGLLSRPRIYFSADSMAIDDNAKRNLELVTTLAEGKRHGSLFWLIDRAKTVMGSRQLKNWLLSPLIESKKIEERLSVVSELKENSGLLSELENEFSKIADLERLENRIVAGQANARDLIALCASLERVDAIKNTLSGCGSPLLCESRDKLDSLNELTDEIGRTLCDDPPPALKEGGIIREGVNAELDELRSIEKNGKYFISTMEAREREATGISSLKIRYNQVFGYAIEITHTHKDKIPQHYIRKQTLTQAERYITPELKEYEEKVLRASERICELEYEIFQQLREKAAGFSVRIKKTAETISTLDALMSLARVALEYRYVRPEIVDEPALEIKKGRHPLVEALYREEPFVPNDLLLNTSDQRLLIITGPNMAGKSTVMRQTALIVIMAQMGGFVPAESAMIGIVDQIFTRVGASDRLQKGHSTFMVEMIETANILAHATEKSLVVLDEIGRGTSTFDGLSIAWAVAETLHDKIACRTLFATHYHELTDLAEEKEGIRNFHMAVKEWNGEILFLRELKEGGTNRSYGVFVAAMAGLPPETISRAREILKLLEEKDLQFKSAAQKESPQMTLFEPRPHPVVEELKKVDINALTPLEALNVLARLKTSY